A genomic window from Populus nigra chromosome 7, ddPopNigr1.1, whole genome shotgun sequence includes:
- the LOC133698322 gene encoding uncharacterized protein At2g39795, mitochondrial-like, translating to MAFNSVLRRASKSFLPLAVRSVGSPRTFPRAIPTVISVENRTTLRNFLPFSHFSTEVAAQKPNADENLIRVLETEIDCTEQPQDGENIPNEFPFKLGDNPGGRTISLNRKLQDETIKMEADMPNVSNDVDDANGNVSTTKGSMESGITAFRDEIRIDSLSIKNVIPVCLYLFVGGYMKERKSGLRNESSKTKRIVLLQRITAALLIPLIIIYKKVSSILLPNLFLFRHINEGIKEIMADYVHQEMTRNWILVYLRLFLLIVIKDVFLSFV from the exons ATGGCTTTCAACTCGGTACTTCGCAGAGCCTCCAAATCCTTCTTGCCTCTCGCTGTCCGCTCCGTTGGATCTCCCAGAACCTTCCCCAGAGCTATCCCCACCGTTATCTCCGTTGAAAACCGCACCACTCTACGAAACTTCCTTCCATTTTCACACTTCTCAACAGAGGTCGCCGCACAGAAGCCAAACGCCGATGAAAATCTGATTCGAGTCCTTGAAACTGAGATCGATTGCACCGAGCAACCCCAAGAT GGAGAGAATATCCCAAATGAATTTCCTTTCAAACTTGGAGATAATCCTGGAGGGAGGACTATTTCGCTAAATAGAAAGCTCCAAGATGAAACTATCAAAATGGAAGCTGACATGCCTAATGTTTCAAATGATGTTGATGATGCCAATGGCAATGTGAGTACTACCAAGGGAAGTATGGAGTCTGGTATCACTGCTTTCCGTGATGAGATCAGAATTGATAGCTTGTCAATTAAAAACGTTATTCCTGTTTGTTTATATCTATTTGTGGGGGGGTATATGAAGGAACGAAAGAGTGGATTGAGGAATGAAAGCTCGAAGACTAAGAGAATCGTGCTTTTGCAAAGAATTACCGCAGCTTTGCTGATCCCTTTGATTATCATATACAAAAAAGTCTCTTCCATTCTCCTACCCAATCTCTTTTTATTCCGGCATATAAATGAAGGGATCAAAGAGATTATGGCAGATTACGTTCACCAAGAAATGACCCGAAATTGGATCTTGGTCTATTTGAGATTGTTCCTTTTAATTGTAATCAAAGATGTTTTCTTGTCTTTCGTTTAG
- the LOC133700141 gene encoding NAC domain-containing protein JA2L-like gives MERMNMSSPELPPGFRFHPTDQELIIHYLKEKVSSSSYPEVSIIADVDIYKFNPWDLPGKALFGENEWFFFSPRDRKYPNGVRPNRAAGSGYWKATGTDKPILTSNGSQCLGVKKALVFYKGRPPKGTKTSWLMLEYRLLDDTHHLHRLRGSMRLDDWVLCRVRQKSNTQQNGESLCSSFGSFSPFISFGCLQGQEMFKKSDTLKDYYYDLQPCLMAPPESKEADEQELVEFQEVSLGYPISGVDSNSQPTMVSTVKERLEYIKKILSIGAFEELVPETPKKRLHVSSSNKAENDCLFEETPSPPKKRLHISSSNNAKSESIFEVSSPTVSASSQQSFQSS, from the exons ATGGAGAGAATGAACATGTCCAGTCCTGAGCTCCCTCCAGGATTCAGGTTTCATCCAACAGACCAGGAGCTTATCATCCATTATCTGAAGGAGAAGGTCTCATCTTCTTCATATCCGGAAGTTTCTATAATAGCAGACGTGGATATCTACAAGTTCAATCCATGGGACCTTCCAG GAAAAGCCTTGTTTGGGGAGAATGAGTGGTTTTTCTTTAGCCCTAGAGATAGGAAATATCCCAATGGTGTCCGTCCAAACAGAGCAGCAGGATCAGGTTACTGGAAAGCAACAGGAACCGATAAACCAATCCTCACCTCCAACGGATCACAGTGTCTTGGCGTGAAGAAAGCTCTAGTATTTTACAAGGGCCGGCCTCCAAAAGGCACGAAAACAAGTTGGTTGATGCTTGAGTACCGGCTTCTTGATGATACCCATCATCTGCATAGGCTCAGGGGGTCGATGCGA TTGGATGATTGGGTTTTATGCCGAGTTCGCCAGAAAAGTAACACGCAACAAAATGGAGAGAGTCTTTGCAGCAGTTTTGGCAGCTTCTCTCCATTTATTAGCTTCGGGTGCTTACAAGGTCAAGAAATGTTCAAGAAGAGCGATACCCTTAAAGACTATTATTATGATCTTCAGCCCTGTCTTATGGCTCCTCCAGAAAGTAAAGAGGCAGATGAGCAAGAACTAGTTGAGTTCCAAGAAGTATCTCTAGGATACCCGATCTCAGGCGTGGAttcaaattctcaaccaacaATGGTCTCCACCGTCAAAGAGAGACTTGAATATATCAAGAAGATACTCTCCATCGGAGCTTTTGAAGAACTAGTGCCAGAAACTCCAAAGAAGAGGCTGCATGTATCCTCTTCGAATAAAGCAGAAAATGATTGCCTTTTCGAAGAGACACCTTCACCACCGAAAAAGAGGCTGCATATATCCTCTTCAAATAATGCAAAAAGTGAAAGCATTTTTGAAGTTTCTTCTCCTACTGTTTCAGCCTCATCTCAGCAGAGCTTTCAGAGCTcttga